Proteins encoded together in one Catellatospora citrea window:
- a CDS encoding AMP-binding protein produces MTPTTLCAAFQATAAVAPDEVALGAYGSDVGLTWREYATRVRAIAAGLAGAGVRRGQTVALMLANRPEFHLADTAAIHLGAVPFSVYNTSSPAQIAYVLDNAQARVVICEQQYAARIIASGARYDHLVCVDGRPDGTITLDELCALAEPGFDFDAAWRAVQPDDLLTLIYTSGTTGPPKGVELTHANLLAEADAVTALFPLHRADHGLSYLPAAHVADRLASHYLQLLYGARITCLADLTQLGAALARVRPTYWAAVPRVFEKMRARITDALLDAPALRRWAFRLALRWGRGRRGGPAARALARIADRLVLGRVLARLGMDRMRWAMCGAAALPVPVLEFFLDLGLPVCEIWGMSETCGASTLNPPGAIRPGTVGIPAPGVRVRLADDGELLIRGPLVTRGYHRDPARTAEAFDADGWLRTGDVATIDADGYVSIVDRKKELIINAAGKNMSPANIEGVVKSACPLIGALVVVGDGRPYNVALIVPDPEAVASHTARHGADTVADAIAAGVAVGNAELSRVEQIKRYEVLDAVWAPGGDELTPTLKLRRAAIVRKYAAEIDLLYASSERNSQSTQKAEN; encoded by the coding sequence ATGACCCCCACGACCCTGTGCGCGGCCTTCCAGGCGACCGCGGCGGTCGCGCCTGACGAGGTCGCGCTGGGCGCCTACGGCTCCGACGTCGGGCTGACCTGGCGCGAGTACGCCACGCGGGTGCGCGCGATCGCGGCGGGCCTGGCCGGCGCCGGTGTACGCCGGGGGCAGACGGTCGCGCTGATGCTGGCCAACCGGCCCGAGTTCCACCTCGCCGACACGGCCGCGATCCACCTCGGCGCGGTGCCGTTCTCGGTCTACAACACGTCGTCGCCCGCGCAGATCGCCTACGTGCTCGACAACGCGCAGGCCCGGGTCGTCATCTGCGAGCAGCAGTACGCGGCGCGCATCATCGCCAGCGGGGCGCGCTACGACCACCTGGTCTGTGTGGACGGCCGGCCCGACGGCACGATCACCCTCGACGAGCTGTGCGCGCTGGCCGAGCCGGGCTTCGACTTCGACGCCGCGTGGCGCGCCGTGCAGCCCGACGACCTGCTCACCCTCATCTACACCTCCGGCACCACCGGCCCGCCCAAGGGCGTCGAGCTGACCCACGCCAACCTGCTGGCCGAGGCCGACGCGGTGACCGCGCTGTTCCCGCTGCACCGCGCCGACCACGGGCTGTCCTACCTGCCCGCCGCGCACGTCGCCGACCGCCTGGCCAGCCACTACCTGCAACTGCTCTACGGCGCGCGGATCACCTGCCTGGCCGACCTGACCCAGCTCGGCGCGGCCCTGGCCCGGGTGCGCCCGACGTACTGGGCGGCGGTGCCGCGGGTGTTCGAGAAGATGCGCGCCCGCATCACCGACGCCCTGCTCGACGCGCCCGCGCTGCGGCGGTGGGCGTTCCGGCTGGCGCTGCGGTGGGGCCGGGGCAGGCGGGGCGGCCCGGCCGCGCGGGCGCTGGCGCGGATCGCGGACCGGCTGGTGCTCGGCCGGGTGCTGGCCCGGCTGGGCATGGACCGCATGCGCTGGGCGATGTGCGGGGCGGCCGCGCTGCCCGTGCCGGTGCTGGAGTTCTTCCTCGACCTCGGGCTGCCCGTCTGCGAGATCTGGGGCATGTCGGAGACCTGCGGCGCGAGCACGCTCAACCCGCCCGGCGCGATCCGTCCCGGCACCGTCGGCATCCCCGCGCCCGGGGTGCGGGTGCGCCTGGCCGACGACGGCGAGCTGCTGATCCGCGGTCCGTTGGTGACCCGCGGCTACCACCGCGACCCGGCCCGCACCGCCGAGGCGTTCGACGCCGACGGCTGGCTGCGCACCGGGGACGTGGCCACGATCGACGCCGACGGCTACGTGTCCATCGTGGACCGCAAGAAGGAACTGATCATCAACGCGGCGGGCAAGAACATGTCCCCGGCCAACATCGAGGGCGTGGTCAAGTCGGCGTGCCCGCTGATCGGCGCGCTGGTCGTGGTGGGTGACGGGCGGCCGTACAACGTGGCCCTGATCGTGCCGGACCCCGAAGCGGTGGCGTCGCACACCGCCCGGCACGGCGCGGATACGGTCGCCGACGCGATCGCGGCCGGGGTCGCCGTGGGCAACGCCGAGCTGTCCCGGGTCGAGCAGATCAAGCGGTACGAGGTGCTGGACGCGGTATGGGCGCCGGGCGGGGACGAGCTGACGCCGACGCTCAAACTGCGCCGCGCGGCGATCGTCCGCAAGTACGCCGCGGAGATCGACTTACTCTACGCGTCGTCCGAAAGAAATTCCCAAAGCACTCAGAAAGCAGAAAACTAA
- a CDS encoding fasciclin domain-containing protein — protein sequence MLGKRRLTALAAAGAFAFPLALTACGADTMATQTTGGTVSAMAAEEFGPGCAAVPKDPNNAGSFEAMAQQPVATAASGNPLLSTLVTAVKQAGLVDTLNNAEAVTVFAPTNDAFAKIPKADLDKVLADKALLTKILTYHVVAGKTAPAQLAGAHKTLEGQDLTVSGSGADFKVNDSAQVVCGNVQTRNGTVYIVDTVLMPPS from the coding sequence ATGCTCGGCAAGAGGAGGCTGACCGCGCTCGCGGCAGCCGGCGCCTTTGCGTTCCCGCTGGCCCTGACGGCCTGCGGCGCCGACACCATGGCCACCCAGACCACGGGCGGCACCGTATCCGCGATGGCCGCGGAGGAGTTCGGACCCGGCTGCGCGGCCGTGCCGAAGGACCCGAACAACGCGGGCAGCTTCGAGGCGATGGCCCAGCAGCCCGTGGCGACCGCCGCCTCGGGCAACCCGCTGCTGTCCACGCTGGTCACCGCCGTCAAGCAGGCCGGCCTGGTCGACACGCTCAACAACGCCGAAGCGGTCACCGTCTTCGCGCCCACGAACGACGCGTTCGCGAAGATCCCGAAGGCCGATCTGGACAAGGTGCTGGCCGACAAGGCACTGCTCACGAAGATCCTGACCTACCACGTGGTGGCCGGGAAGACCGCGCCCGCGCAGCTCGCGGGCGCCCACAAGACCCTGGAGGGCCAGGACCTGACCGTGTCCGGCAGCGGCGCGGACTTCAAGGTCAACGACAGCGCGCAGGTGGTCTGCGGCAACGTGCAGACCCGCAACGGCACGGTGTACATCGTCGACACCGTGCTGATGCCGCCGTCCTGA
- a CDS encoding isochorismatase family protein: protein MALDADYARAGFARRLGWGERTAVLLVDPVAAYTVAGSPLRLDTGQAALDAMAALLAAARAAGLPVVLTGVRYADASCAEAPLFAAKVPALAAFAAGSPLGEFPAEVAPAPGERVVLKHYASAFAGTSLPAWLTAHRVDTLVIGGFSTSGCVRASAVDALQHGFRPMVVREACADRDPGPHEANLFDLDAKYADVVSLAEALTRLR, encoded by the coding sequence ATGGCGTTGGACGCCGACTACGCGCGGGCCGGGTTCGCCCGTCGGCTCGGCTGGGGCGAGCGGACCGCGGTGCTGCTGGTCGACCCGGTGGCCGCGTACACGGTGGCGGGTTCGCCGCTGCGGCTCGACACCGGGCAGGCCGCGCTGGACGCGATGGCCGCGCTGCTGGCGGCCGCGCGCGCGGCCGGGCTGCCGGTGGTGCTGACCGGCGTGCGGTACGCCGACGCCAGTTGCGCCGAGGCCCCGCTGTTCGCCGCGAAGGTGCCCGCACTGGCGGCGTTCGCCGCGGGCAGCCCGCTGGGGGAGTTCCCGGCGGAGGTCGCCCCCGCGCCGGGGGAGCGCGTCGTGCTCAAGCACTACGCGAGCGCGTTCGCGGGCACCTCGCTGCCCGCCTGGCTGACCGCCCACCGGGTGGACACGCTGGTCATCGGCGGCTTCTCGACCAGCGGCTGCGTACGGGCCTCCGCCGTGGACGCGCTGCAGCACGGCTTCCGGCCCATGGTGGTGCGCGAGGCCTGCGCCGACCGCGACCCCGGCCCGCACGAGGCCAACCTGTTCGACCTCGACGCCAAGTACGCCGACGTGGTGAGCCTGGCCGAGGCGCTGACCCGGCTCCGGTGA
- a CDS encoding CaiB/BaiF CoA transferase family protein has translation MTGALSDIRVIETGTLLAGPFCGQLLGDFGAEVIKLEDPGKGDPMRQWGREKPHGQSLWWPVVARNKKSVTCNLRVREGQDLVRRLVADADVLLENFRPGTLERWGLGWDELSAINPRLILVRVTGYGQTGPYAPRAGFGSIGEAMGGIRYVTGEPDRPPSRSGISLGDSLAATYAAYGTLAALHARERTGRGQVVDSAIYEAVLAMMESLLPEWAVAGYQRERTGAVLPNVAPSNAYPTADGTEVLIAANQDTVFGRLCEVMGMPELAADPRYATHGARGAHQTELDELIAAWTRTQPADKLLAALHEAGVPAGGVYTAKDMLADPHIAAREAIVRVPHPDFGELPMQNVAPRLSADPGAVRWAGPALGQHNDEVYGTLLGLSETERAQLRERGVI, from the coding sequence GTGACAGGCGCACTATCCGACATCAGGGTGATCGAGACCGGCACGCTGCTGGCCGGCCCGTTCTGCGGCCAGCTGCTCGGCGACTTCGGCGCCGAGGTCATCAAACTCGAGGACCCGGGCAAGGGCGACCCGATGCGCCAGTGGGGCCGGGAGAAGCCGCACGGGCAGTCGCTGTGGTGGCCGGTGGTCGCCCGCAACAAGAAGTCCGTCACCTGCAACCTGCGCGTGCGCGAGGGGCAGGACCTGGTGCGCCGCCTGGTCGCCGACGCGGACGTGCTGCTGGAGAACTTCCGCCCGGGCACCCTGGAGCGCTGGGGGCTGGGCTGGGACGAGCTGTCCGCGATCAACCCGCGGCTGATCCTGGTCCGGGTCACCGGCTACGGCCAGACCGGACCGTACGCGCCGCGCGCCGGGTTCGGCTCGATCGGCGAGGCGATGGGCGGCATCCGCTACGTCACCGGCGAACCCGACCGGCCGCCGTCGCGCTCCGGCATCTCGCTGGGCGACTCCCTGGCGGCGACATACGCCGCGTACGGCACCCTGGCGGCGCTGCACGCCCGCGAGCGCACCGGGCGCGGCCAGGTCGTCGACTCGGCGATCTACGAGGCGGTGCTGGCGATGATGGAGTCGCTGCTGCCCGAGTGGGCGGTGGCCGGCTACCAGCGCGAGCGCACCGGCGCGGTGCTGCCCAACGTCGCCCCGAGCAACGCCTACCCGACCGCCGACGGCACCGAGGTGCTGATCGCCGCCAATCAGGACACCGTGTTCGGGCGGCTGTGCGAGGTCATGGGAATGCCGGAACTGGCCGCCGATCCGCGATACGCCACGCACGGCGCCCGCGGCGCGCACCAGACCGAGTTGGACGAGCTGATCGCCGCGTGGACCCGCACCCAGCCCGCGGACAAGCTGCTGGCCGCGCTGCACGAGGCCGGGGTCCCGGCCGGTGGCGTCTACACCGCCAAGGACATGCTGGCCGATCCGCACATCGCGGCCCGGGAGGCGATCGTGCGCGTGCCGCACCCCGACTTCGGGGAGCTGCCCATGCAGAACGTCGCCCCGCGCCTGTCGGCCGACCCCGGCGCGGTGCGCTGGGCCGGGCCCGCGCTGGGCCAGCACAACGACGAGGTGTACGGCACCCTGCTGGGACTGTCCGAGACCGAGCGGGCGCAGCTGCGCGAGCGGGGTGTCATCTGA
- a CDS encoding hydroxymethylglutaryl-CoA lyase, translated as MEIVEVGPRDGLQNEQTLLSTEVKVEYITRALAAGVRRVEAVAFAHPARVPQLADAEAVLDAIPRRADVSYIGLVLNRRGLDRALASAGVDEVNYVLVATDEFSQRNQGMTTSRSLAQWDEVAAGARAAGLRTTLTVAAAFGCPFTGEVPADHVAGLIAAAQVAPDEICLADTIGVGVPRQVAALVTAVREAAPDVALRAHFHNTRNTGYANALAALEQGALALDSSSGGIGGCPFAPAATGNIATEDLAYLLERSGIESGVRPGDAAATGTWIAERLGITAPAMLGRAGNFPA; from the coding sequence GTGGAGATCGTGGAGGTCGGCCCGCGCGACGGGCTGCAGAACGAGCAGACGCTGCTGTCCACCGAGGTGAAGGTCGAGTACATCACGCGCGCGCTCGCGGCGGGAGTGCGTCGCGTCGAGGCCGTCGCGTTCGCCCATCCGGCCCGGGTGCCGCAGCTGGCCGACGCCGAAGCGGTGCTCGACGCGATCCCCCGGCGTGCGGACGTGTCCTACATCGGCCTGGTGCTCAACCGGCGCGGCCTCGACCGCGCACTGGCCTCGGCGGGCGTGGACGAGGTCAACTACGTGCTGGTCGCCACCGACGAGTTCTCGCAGCGCAACCAGGGCATGACCACCTCACGCTCGCTCGCCCAGTGGGACGAGGTCGCCGCCGGCGCCCGCGCGGCCGGGCTGCGCACCACGCTGACCGTCGCCGCCGCGTTCGGCTGCCCGTTCACCGGCGAGGTCCCCGCCGACCACGTCGCCGGACTGATCGCGGCCGCACAGGTCGCACCGGACGAGATCTGCCTGGCCGACACGATCGGCGTCGGCGTGCCCCGCCAGGTCGCCGCGCTGGTCACGGCGGTCCGCGAGGCCGCTCCGGACGTCGCGCTGCGCGCACACTTCCACAACACCCGCAACACGGGGTACGCCAACGCGCTGGCCGCGCTGGAGCAGGGGGCACTGGCCCTGGACTCCAGCAGCGGCGGCATCGGCGGCTGCCCGTTCGCCCCGGCCGCGACCGGCAACATCGCCACCGAGGACCTCGCCTACCTGCTGGAACGCTCCGGGATCGAGTCCGGAGTGCGACCGGGCGACGCGGCCGCCACCGGCACCTGGATCGCCGAACGGCTAGGCATCACGGCCCCGGCCATGCTCGGCCGCGCCGGGAACTTTCCCGCCTAG
- a CDS encoding class I adenylate-forming enzyme family protein, translating to MVDAAELNIAGGVREFARATPGVTAVIDGDRRLNYAQLDDRSSRLAQALLARGLRAGDRVAVLLGNRLEYPEIAAGLAKAGLVLVPLNPRMAGPEITFIVEHSRARAILADEALAHLAPALDVSIAVGEQYEQVLAAADARDPWAAVSERDPFCVAYTSGTTGDPKGVQISHRSRVLTFYAAALEWGLGPGRRTIAVAPMYHGAGFAFAYAAVFCGGTVSMLRGFDAGNVLEMIARDRAQSVFLVPTHAQLIRSLTAEPAAHAELSSLDTLYFNAAALPRPLKEWVLDAFPGVGVHELYGSTEAGVITNLRPADARRKAGSVGHPWFATRVRVVDDEGRPVPPGTPGELFSRSPYLMNGYLDNDAATAACTTPDGFMTSGDVVVVDDEGFISIVDRKKDVIITGGVNVYPRDVEEALVTYPGVVEAAVVGVPDEHWGERIVAHVVCREAVAPADLDAHLRTRLAGYKVPKSYEFPGTLPRNAAGKVLKRQLRSEPQ from the coding sequence ATGGTGGATGCTGCCGAGCTGAACATCGCCGGAGGTGTGCGGGAGTTCGCCCGGGCGACCCCGGGCGTCACCGCGGTGATCGACGGCGACCGTCGGCTGAACTACGCCCAGCTCGACGACCGCTCGTCCCGGCTCGCGCAGGCGCTGCTGGCCCGCGGGCTGCGCGCCGGAGACCGGGTCGCGGTGCTGCTCGGCAACCGCCTGGAGTATCCCGAGATCGCCGCCGGGCTGGCCAAGGCCGGGCTGGTGCTGGTGCCGCTCAACCCCCGGATGGCCGGACCCGAGATCACGTTCATCGTCGAACACTCGCGGGCCCGCGCGATCCTCGCCGACGAGGCGCTGGCCCACCTCGCTCCCGCGCTCGACGTCTCCATCGCGGTCGGCGAGCAGTACGAGCAGGTCCTGGCCGCCGCCGACGCGCGGGACCCGTGGGCGGCGGTGTCCGAGCGCGACCCGTTCTGCGTCGCGTACACCTCGGGGACCACCGGCGACCCCAAGGGCGTGCAGATCTCGCACCGCTCCCGGGTGCTGACCTTCTACGCCGCCGCGCTCGAATGGGGCCTCGGGCCGGGGCGGCGCACCATCGCCGTCGCGCCGATGTACCACGGGGCCGGGTTCGCGTTCGCGTACGCGGCGGTGTTCTGCGGCGGCACGGTCAGCATGCTGCGCGGCTTCGACGCCGGGAACGTGCTGGAGATGATCGCGCGGGACCGGGCCCAGTCGGTGTTCCTGGTGCCCACGCACGCGCAGCTGATCCGCTCGCTGACCGCCGAACCCGCCGCGCACGCCGAGCTGTCCAGCCTGGACACCCTCTACTTCAACGCCGCCGCGCTGCCCCGCCCGCTCAAGGAGTGGGTGCTCGACGCGTTCCCCGGCGTCGGCGTGCACGAGCTGTACGGCTCCACCGAGGCCGGCGTGATCACCAACCTGCGCCCGGCCGACGCCCGCCGCAAGGCCGGGTCCGTCGGCCACCCGTGGTTCGCCACGCGGGTGCGCGTCGTCGACGACGAGGGGCGGCCGGTGCCGCCGGGCACGCCCGGCGAGTTGTTCAGCCGCTCGCCGTACCTGATGAACGGCTACCTGGACAACGACGCCGCCACCGCCGCTTGCACCACCCCGGACGGGTTCATGACCAGCGGTGACGTCGTGGTCGTCGACGACGAGGGCTTCATCTCCATCGTCGACCGCAAGAAGGACGTGATCATCACCGGCGGCGTCAACGTGTACCCGCGTGACGTCGAGGAAGCACTGGTCACGTATCCGGGCGTGGTCGAGGCCGCCGTCGTCGGGGTGCCCGACGAGCACTGGGGCGAGCGGATCGTCGCGCACGTGGTGTGCCGCGAGGCCGTCGCGCCCGCCGATCTCGACGCGCACCTGCGCACCCGGCTGGCCGGCTACAAGGTGCCCAAGTCCTACGAATTCCCCGGCACGCTGCCCCGCAACGCCGCCGGAAAGGTGTTGAAACGACAGTTGAGGAGCGAACCGCAGTGA
- a CDS encoding DUF4437 domain-containing protein, with product MRAHVELIHEDDYIWHVGELPYGEGKVRERRLSVDEEDGSSSLSLDFPADWGRGGGVPHANTEFYVVSGSLSYGGTELGAGGYVQVPKGVPMDWIKVREGSRVLHWREYGDCGFDPDARRWADAVGEVTVLDSNRMEWTEAPSVGPLTPLYIKLLHRDPKTGFYTRLIRAKKGWTDHRLAHHPCYEEFYTLGGKMAYNFGDIDDGTYCFRPAGVKHGHFIAETDIDWIIRSDGELINWYTTEEWVKWGGHAENYDDHNHDHLPVISTLPVRSRSRGAWTGDGM from the coding sequence GTGAGAGCGCACGTAGAGCTGATCCACGAGGACGACTACATCTGGCACGTCGGCGAGCTGCCGTACGGCGAGGGCAAGGTGCGCGAGCGCCGCCTGTCCGTCGACGAGGAGGACGGCTCGTCCTCGCTGTCGCTGGACTTCCCCGCCGACTGGGGCCGCGGCGGCGGCGTGCCGCACGCGAACACCGAGTTCTACGTGGTGTCGGGCTCGCTGAGCTACGGCGGCACCGAGCTCGGCGCGGGCGGCTACGTGCAGGTCCCGAAGGGCGTGCCGATGGACTGGATCAAGGTGCGGGAGGGCAGCCGGGTGCTGCACTGGCGCGAGTACGGCGACTGCGGGTTCGACCCCGACGCGCGGCGCTGGGCCGACGCGGTGGGCGAGGTGACTGTGCTGGACTCCAACAGGATGGAGTGGACCGAGGCGCCCAGTGTCGGGCCGCTCACGCCGCTGTACATCAAGCTGCTGCACCGCGACCCGAAGACCGGCTTCTACACCCGGCTCATCCGGGCGAAGAAGGGCTGGACCGACCACCGGCTCGCGCACCACCCCTGCTACGAGGAGTTCTACACGCTCGGCGGCAAGATGGCGTACAACTTCGGCGACATCGACGACGGCACGTACTGCTTCCGCCCGGCCGGGGTGAAGCACGGCCACTTCATCGCCGAGACCGACATCGACTGGATCATCCGGTCGGACGGCGAGCTGATCAACTGGTACACCACCGAAGAGTGGGTCAAGTGGGGCGGCCACGCCGAGAACTACGACGACCACAACCACGACCACCTGCCGGTCATCTCCACCCTCCCCGTCCGCTCCCGCTCCCGCGGCGCCTGGACCGGCGACGGCATGTAA
- a CDS encoding dihydroorotase, whose protein sequence is MARYDLLVKDGTLVLPYVGTVRADLAVRDGKIAAIGDDLDPASADEVISARGRLVFPGAVDAHYHLGIYRDLALDAAEETRSSLVGGVTTVLSYFRTGRHYLNRTGPYGEIFPQVLDAVAGHAWTDYGFHLAPMDTAQVGEVPALIDEHGVSSFKYYMFYKGFNLSADSRDAKSFTMSDEYDLGHLYQIMEAVAANQREGRRVSLSLHCEQAELMRLFIDRVRAAGDPQTLKAYSDARPPLTEQVAIGEATTLAGATGCPVNLLHLSSAEAIAAAAAAKATGRLDLRCEVTLHHLCLDHESLDRRGGLGAKVNPPIRSVSDTEALWAAVLDGTVDWVASDHACCLEENKGDALWPALPGFGGTALLYPILLSEGMHKRGLSPQRVAELAAANPARAYGLAGRKGSLMVGMDADLTIVDPELEQEVTTDLLLSGQDHCPFEGHKVKGWPVATIVGGRLTYRDGTVLGTPSGRFIAR, encoded by the coding sequence GTGGCACGATACGATCTGCTGGTCAAGGACGGAACACTGGTGCTGCCGTATGTCGGCACGGTACGCGCCGATCTCGCCGTACGCGACGGGAAGATCGCGGCGATCGGCGACGACCTCGACCCGGCCTCGGCCGACGAGGTGATCTCGGCGCGGGGCCGGCTGGTCTTCCCCGGCGCCGTCGACGCCCACTACCACCTGGGCATCTACCGCGACCTGGCGCTCGACGCCGCCGAGGAGACCCGCTCCTCGCTGGTCGGCGGGGTGACCACGGTGCTGTCCTACTTCCGCACCGGCCGGCACTACCTCAACCGCACCGGCCCGTACGGCGAGATCTTCCCGCAGGTGCTGGACGCGGTCGCCGGGCACGCGTGGACCGACTACGGCTTCCACCTCGCGCCGATGGACACCGCGCAGGTCGGCGAGGTGCCCGCGCTGATCGACGAGCACGGCGTCAGCTCGTTCAAGTACTACATGTTCTACAAGGGATTCAACCTGTCCGCCGACTCCCGCGACGCCAAGTCGTTCACCATGAGCGACGAGTACGACCTCGGCCACCTGTACCAGATCATGGAGGCGGTCGCGGCCAACCAGCGCGAGGGCCGTCGGGTCTCGCTGTCGCTGCACTGCGAGCAGGCCGAACTGATGCGGCTGTTCATCGACCGGGTCCGGGCCGCGGGCGACCCGCAGACCCTGAAGGCGTACTCCGACGCCCGCCCGCCGCTGACCGAGCAGGTCGCCATCGGCGAGGCGACGACGCTGGCCGGCGCAACCGGCTGCCCGGTCAACCTGCTGCACCTGTCGTCGGCCGAGGCCATCGCCGCGGCGGCCGCGGCCAAGGCCACCGGCCGGCTCGACCTGCGCTGCGAGGTCACCCTGCACCACCTGTGCCTGGACCACGAGAGCCTGGACCGCCGCGGCGGCCTGGGCGCGAAGGTCAACCCGCCGATCCGGTCCGTGTCGGACACCGAGGCGCTGTGGGCCGCGGTGCTCGACGGCACCGTGGACTGGGTCGCCTCCGACCACGCCTGCTGCCTGGAGGAGAACAAGGGCGACGCGCTGTGGCCCGCGCTGCCCGGCTTCGGCGGCACCGCGCTGCTGTACCCGATCCTGCTCAGCGAGGGCATGCACAAGCGCGGCCTGTCCCCGCAGCGCGTCGCCGAACTCGCCGCGGCCAATCCCGCCCGCGCCTACGGCCTGGCCGGGCGCAAGGGCAGCCTGATGGTGGGCATGGACGCCGACCTCACCATCGTGGACCCGGAACTGGAACAGGAGGTCACCACCGACCTGCTGCTCTCCGGCCAGGACCACTGCCCCTTCGAAGGCCACAAGGTCAAGGGCTGGCCCGTCGCCACCATCGTCGGCGGCCGCCTCACCTACCGCGACGGCACCGTCCTCGGCACCCCCTCCGGCCGCTTCATCGCCCGCTGA
- a CDS encoding CaiB/BaiF CoA transferase family protein: protein MPPAALSGVTVVDAATLFAGPLAATILGDYGADVIKIEHPTKGDPSRGHGPARDGVPLWWTMLGRNKQTVTLDLGRAEGAALAKRLLSEADVLIENFRPGTLERWGLAPEALHEVNPRLVVARVTAFGQHGPYAHRPGFGTLAEAMSGFAAITGAPDGPPTLPPFGLADGISALTCAQAVMTALYHRDARGGTGQVIDLAIVEPMLTVLGMQAMAYDQLGLVQQRTGNRSVNNAPRNTYRTRDGRWVAVSTSAQAIAERVMHLVGHPEVIAEPWFATGAGRAAHADELDAHVGGWIAQRDLDEVAKAFDEAQAAVAPIYDIADIFADPQYAALDSITTVDDPALGPLRMPNVLYRMSQTPGRIGWTGRPRGADNDTVYRDRLGLTDDELTALRDTGVI from the coding sequence ATGCCGCCCGCCGCCCTGTCCGGCGTCACCGTCGTCGACGCCGCGACCCTCTTCGCCGGCCCCCTCGCCGCGACGATCCTCGGCGACTACGGCGCGGACGTGATCAAGATCGAGCATCCGACCAAGGGCGACCCGTCCCGGGGACACGGCCCGGCCCGCGACGGGGTGCCGCTGTGGTGGACCATGCTGGGCCGCAACAAGCAGACGGTCACCCTCGACCTCGGCCGCGCCGAGGGCGCGGCGCTGGCCAAGCGGCTGCTGTCCGAAGCCGACGTGCTCATCGAGAACTTCCGGCCCGGCACCCTGGAGCGCTGGGGCCTGGCCCCCGAAGCCCTGCACGAGGTCAACCCGCGCCTGGTCGTCGCCCGGGTCACCGCGTTCGGCCAGCACGGCCCGTACGCCCACCGGCCCGGGTTCGGCACGCTCGCCGAGGCGATGAGCGGCTTCGCCGCGATCACCGGTGCACCCGACGGGCCACCCACCCTGCCGCCGTTCGGGCTGGCCGACGGCATCTCCGCGCTGACCTGCGCACAGGCGGTGATGACCGCGCTCTACCACCGCGACGCGCGCGGCGGCACCGGACAGGTGATCGACCTGGCCATCGTCGAGCCGATGCTGACCGTGCTCGGCATGCAGGCCATGGCGTACGACCAGCTCGGGCTCGTGCAGCAGCGCACCGGCAACCGCTCGGTCAACAACGCGCCGCGCAACACGTACCGCACCCGCGACGGCCGCTGGGTCGCCGTGTCGACCAGCGCCCAGGCCATCGCCGAACGGGTCATGCACCTGGTCGGCCACCCCGAGGTCATCGCCGAGCCCTGGTTCGCCACCGGCGCGGGCCGCGCCGCGCACGCCGACGAGCTCGACGCCCACGTCGGCGGCTGGATCGCGCAGCGCGACCTCGACGAGGTGGCTAAAGCGTTCGACGAGGCCCAAGCCGCGGTCGCGCCGATCTACGACATCGCCGACATCTTCGCCGACCCCCAGTACGCCGCCCTGGACTCGATCACCACGGTCGACGACCCGGCGCTCGGCCCATTACGCATGCCCAACGTGCTCTACCGCATGTCGCAGACCCCGGGCCGGATCGGCTGGACCGGGCGGCCCCGCGGAGCCGACAACGACACCGTCTACCGCGACCGGCTCGGCCTCACCGACGACGAGCTGACCGCACTGCGCGACACCGGGGTGATCTGA